CTCGACGCGGAAGAAGCGCTCGGCCGGCTGCAGGCCGTCCGGACGCCGCAGGCCCGAGACCCCGTCGCTGGAGTCCCAGACCTCGAAGCGCATGGGATGGTTGCCCTCCGCGATGCGGCCGAGCCATAGCTTGGGCCTGGACTTGGCCGCGGTCTCGGTGCGGCCCTGCAGCGCGCCGCCCACGTAAATTTGCACGTACTCCAAAGTGTCCTCTTCCGGCGTGCCCACCACCTCGTAGGCCTTCAATTCGAAATTGGCGGACGCGGCGGCCGGCGGGGTCTGGACTGCGGCCGGCTCAGGACCCTTGGCCGCGGGCTTGGGCGCGGCGCAGCCCGCCCACAGCGCGGCCAGGGCCAGGGAAACCAGCCGCTTCATCGGGCCTTGAGCCGCAAAGTGTACTTATCGCGGACGTTGTTCTGGTTGGGGTCCGTGCCTTTGAGCTTGAGCCAATAGGTGCCGGGCTCGAGCTCGCGGTCGAAGGAGAGCGGCTCGCCCGTCTTGGCGGCGATCTGCGCGAGGATCTGCTTGTTGTCCTGGTCGTAGAGCTCCGCGCTCCAGCGAACGTTGATGACCCCGGTCAGGTCGCAGACGATGTCCCCTTTCTGATACACGTTGAACATGTAGAAGTCCACGTCGCCCTTGGGCGCGAGGTAGCCGTCCACCGACTCGCCGATTTTGAGGGCCTGCGCCGTGCCCGTGCTGTCGTTGGGCTCCCACTCCAAGCCCGGCTGCCAGGGCGCCAAGGTCTTGGTCAAAGTGTAGGCGTTGCGCGGGTCCGCCGCCTTGCCGCTCTTCTCGGTCACGACCAGGTAGTAGGTGGCGTTGCTCATGCCCAGGCCGGTGAGCACCTCCGGGGTCTCCCTGATGCCGTTGTCGATGACCAAGAGCGGCTGGCCGATGTCGTCGGTCACGGTGAGGATGAGGTCCAGCCCCGGGACGGCGGAGAGGTCGGCGCGCAGGATGGTCCGCGTGCTGACATCCGCGCTGACACGGTACCAATCCACGTCCCCGGCCGGGGCGATGTGCCCCGCGATGGAATCCCTCTCGAAGGGCGTGGCGTCGTTGCGCTGGTCGTTGGGCTCGAGCTCGGTGCGTCCGTCGTAAGGCCGCAGCTCGCTTAAGAGCTCATAGAGGGAATCCGGATTGCCCATGCGGGGGCCGCGCGTGCGCAGGCGCAGCAGGTACTGCGCCGGGGCGCGCACGCCGAAATCCTTGAGGGTCAGGCCCAGCCCCGCGCCGCCGGCCGAGACCTCCTTGAGCTTGTAGCTGTTGACGTCGTAGACCTCCAGCACGGGATCCACGTTGGGCACTCCGCTGAGGTCGAGGTTGAGCGCGTAGACGCCGGCCCGGTCCACCTTCACGCGGAACCAGTCCTGCTCGGCTTTGTCCGGGTCGTCAGAGAGGAGGTTCGTGTTGGGGTAGTAGTGGCCGCGCGTGACGCCGTTGAGCTCGAGGGTGTTGGCGGTAAGCGGAGTGTCGTTGGGCTCCTGCTCCCGGCCCGTGGCGGACTCGAGCTTGGCGGTCAGGACGTATTTTTGGGACGGGTTGTCGGCCTTGGGGTTCTTGTTGGAGAGGACCACGTACCAGTCGCCGCGGCTGACGCCCAGGTCGGTGGCGACCTCGTCGCCGCCCACCCCGGTCTCGTCGATGCGCTTGAGCTCCGCGCCGGTCTTGTCCCGGAAGCTGAGCACGAAGTCCACGTCGCGGATGCCGCCCACGTGCAGGCTCAGCACTCCGCTGTCGCGGTCCACGGCGACCTTGTACCAATCCACGTCGTCCGGCCGAGAGATCGTGCCCTGCGCGCGGCCGTTGGCGGGCAGGCGGCTGGCATGGGCGCTGTCGTCGTCGGGCTCGGCCTCCTGGACGACCGGGCCGCAGGCCGCCAGAGCGGCCGCGAATAAGACCAGGGGAAGGAAGCGCCGGCTCATGGATTCAGGCCGGCCCGCCGCATTCGGGGCAGAACTTCGCCCCGACCGGGATATCCAACTGGCATTTGGCGCAGGCTCTGGTCTTGGCCAAGGGCGCGCCGCATTCCTGGCAGAACTTGCCGCTGCCCGGAGCCTTGCCGCATTTCGGGCAGGCCGCGGAGACGGGCTGATCGAGCTTCATGCCCTTGGTGAGGTCGGCCTCCTGCAGCTTGGCCGATATCTGTTCCTTCAGGATAGTGGCCTGAGCCGCGGCGATCTCTTCCTCGGCCACGGGCGCGCAGCCTTTGCAGAGTCCTTTCTCCGCGTTCCAGCACTTCTCCGGGCAGACCCATTTGCCGCAGCGGGAGCACTGCTTGAAATGCCCCTGGCCCTGCGCGACGGCGCGGCGGAAAGCCTTGTCATGAGCCGGGCCGGCCACGGCCCGCCGCAGCTGCTCTGCGGTCTCCGCGGTATTGCCCATCACGCTGCCGAAGATGCCGCCCGCCGCCTTGAAAAGCCCCTCGGCCACGCCCAAGGTGGAGGACTCGAAGGGGGTCTGGTAGCCGTTGGAGCAATGGTCGCAGAAGAACTTGAACTGGTAGCCCCTGTCCGTGGAGAGGTCCTCATGGTTCTGCGTGAACGCGATCATGTCATCGGCCATGGCTCCTCCAATGACCTCAATTAAACGATTTTGTGGGGCGGTTGCGATAGACGGCCTTGACGAAGTTCATCCAGATGGGGGCGGCGAAGACCCCGCCGGTCTCGCCGTGGCCCAAAGGGATGCGCATGTCGTCGTGGCCGACCCATACCGCGGCGGAGAGGTCCGGGGTGACGCCCGCGAACCACGCGTCGCGGTAGTCGTTGGTGGTGCCGGTCTTGCCCGCGGCGGGCAGGTTGAAGCCGGTCTTCTTGGCCGCGCCGCGCGCCGTGCCCTCCGGGCCGAAGACTCCCTGCATGACCGAGACCATGGTGGCGCAGGTCTGCGTGCTCAGGATGACCGGGGAATCCGCGGCCGGGCCGCCGGCCTGGACCGGGGCGCCCTCGCGGTCCTCGATCGCCGTGATGAAGTAGGGATGCACGGCCTTGCCGCCGTTGGCGAACACGGCGTAGGCGCCGGCCAGCTGCAGCGGCGAGAGGTCGGCCGTGCCCAGGGCCAAGGTGAGGTTGCGCGGCCAGTCCTGGCGCGGCACCCCGGTGGCCAAGGACAGCAGGGCGATGACCGCGTCGATGTCCACCTTCTCCAGGAGCTTGATGGCGACGGAGTTGAGCGAGCGGTGCAGGGCCTCGGCCAAGGACACCTCGCCGAAGTACTTGCGGTTGTAGTTCTGCGGCGCCCAGACGCGGCCGCCCCGGCGGTATTTGACCGCGGCATCGAGCATCTTGTCCTCGGGCTTGAACCGGCCGGACTCGAAGGCCGCGGCGTAGACGAAGGGCTTGATCGAGGAGCCCACGGGCCGGTGGATGTCCAGCGCGCGGTTGAGCTGGTCCGAGAAGTTGAAGCCGGAGCCGCCGACCAAGGCCAGGACGGCGCCGTCTTCGGGACGCACCGCGGCCAGGCCGCCGACCACCTTGGCGGTCCCGGTGGAAAGCTCGCGGTTGACCGCTCCCAGGCCTTCGCGCAGCGCGCTCTGCGCGGCCTTCTGGACGTCGAGGTCGAAGGTGGTGCGCACGCGCAGGCCGCCCTTCAAGATGCGCTCCCTGTCGAAGTCCTTCTCCAGGGCCCGGCGCACGGTCTCCACGAGGTAAGGGGCCTCGTTGACGTTCATGCGCCAGAAGGAGGACTCGGGGGCCTTGAGGCGGGCGTCCATGGTCTTCCAGAAATCGTCCTCGTAGCGTCCGACGGCCGAGGCGGGAAGGTCATGGAGCTTGGCCATGCGGCTGAGCACGATGTGATGGCGGGCCTTGGCCAGGTCGGGGTGCTCGTAAGGCGAGAAGCGGATGGGACTGTTGACGAGGCCGGCCAGCAGCGCGCATTCGCCGAGCTCGAGGTCGCTGGTGGTCTTGCCGAAGTAGAAGCGGGCGGCGGACTCGACGCCGAAGCAGCCGTGGCCGAAGTAGGCGAAGTTGAAGTACATGAGCAGGATCTGGTCCTTGGTGAACTTCGCCTCGAGCTTGCGCGCGCAGAAGGCCTCGAAGATCTTGCGGCCGAGGGTCTTCTTGCGGGTGGTGAACATGAGCTTGGCCAACTGCTGGGTGATGGTGCTGCCGCCCTGGGCCATGCGCAGATGGCGCAGGTTGGCGAGCAGTGCGCGAGCCGTGGCGCGGTAGTTGATGCCGTGGTGCTGGTAGAAGGTCCCGTCCTCGGTGGCGACGATGGCCTTCTTGAGGAAGGCGGGGAGGTCGTCGGCGCTGCGCACGTAGAGGGCCCTCTCGCTGGAGAACTCGCCGATGAGGCGGCCGGCGGCGTCGTAGATGCGGGAGGGGACGGCCTCGACGCTGAGCTTGGAGGCCATGTAGGGGACCTCGAAGACTTCGTCGCCGGAAAGGAGGTACTGCTCGCGGTTGGGGGTGCTGATGTTGAGATAGTATTGGTCCATCTTCTCGACGATGGAGCGCTCCAGGCGGTGGTAGGTCCACCAGCCGTAGAGGAACATCCCCGCGGCCATGATGGGGGCGAGGAGGATCCCGGCGAGGACGAGTCCCAGGGTGCGCATGATACGATGACCTTGCTGTCCGGCGGCGGACATGCGCCCGCTTGCGGCTTAGGGCCCGACCTTCGCGGTCGTCCGGGGGCTCACCGGCCGCGCCGCGGCCTCCGGCCCGTAGAACAGCTTCACGTAGTCCTTGACCATCCGGTTGCCGCAGAAGCGCGGCGCCACCGTCTTGATGGACTCCTTCATCACCTTGATCCAGCCGTGCGGGATGCCGTCCGAGCCCCGCTCGTAGAACAGCGGCACGATCTTCTTCTCCAGGGTCTGGTAGATGTCCTCCGCGTCGGCCGCGTCGGCCGCGTCGCCCGAGCCGCGGCCGCCGGGAGCGCCGATGGCCCAGCCGTTGGCCCCGTTGAAGCCCTCCTCCCACCAGCCGTCGAGCACCGACAGGCTCGGCACGCCGTTGACCGCAGCCTTGATGCCGCTGGTGCCGCAGGCCTCCAGAGGCGCCAGCGGGTTGTTGAGCCAGAGGTCGCAGCCCTGCACGAAGTAGCGGGCCACGTGCATGTCGTAGTCCTCCACGAACACGATGCGGCCGCCGAAGGACGGGTCCTTGGCCAGGTGGTAGATCTGCTGGATGAGCGCCTTGCCCGAGTCGTCGGCCGGGTGGGACTTGCCCGCGAAGACCAGTTGGATCGGCCGCCAGTGGTCCAGGAGCAGGCCTTTCAGGCGCGCCAGGTCGCGCAGGACCAAGGTCGCCCGCTTGTAGCCCGCGAAGCGCCGGGCGAAGCCGATGGTCAACGCCTGCGGATCCAAAAGCGCCCCCTGGGTCAGCAACTGGGAAGCCTCGGCGTTGCGCGAGATCCAGCGGTCCCGGGCCCGGTCGCGCAGGA
The window above is part of the Elusimicrobiota bacterium genome. Proteins encoded here:
- a CDS encoding zinc ribbon domain-containing protein yields the protein MADDMIAFTQNHEDLSTDRGYQFKFFCDHCSNGYQTPFESSTLGVAEGLFKAAGGIFGSVMGNTAETAEQLRRAVAGPAHDKAFRRAVAQGQGHFKQCSRCGKWVCPEKCWNAEKGLCKGCAPVAEEEIAAAQATILKEQISAKLQEADLTKGMKLDQPVSAACPKCGKAPGSGKFCQECGAPLAKTRACAKCQLDIPVGAKFCPECGGPA
- a CDS encoding PBP1A family penicillin-binding protein encodes the protein MRTLGLVLAGILLAPIMAAGMFLYGWWTYHRLERSIVEKMDQYYLNISTPNREQYLLSGDEVFEVPYMASKLSVEAVPSRIYDAAGRLIGEFSSERALYVRSADDLPAFLKKAIVATEDGTFYQHHGINYRATARALLANLRHLRMAQGGSTITQQLAKLMFTTRKKTLGRKIFEAFCARKLEAKFTKDQILLMYFNFAYFGHGCFGVESAARFYFGKTTSDLELGECALLAGLVNSPIRFSPYEHPDLAKARHHIVLSRMAKLHDLPASAVGRYEDDFWKTMDARLKAPESSFWRMNVNEAPYLVETVRRALEKDFDRERILKGGLRVRTTFDLDVQKAAQSALREGLGAVNRELSTGTAKVVGGLAAVRPEDGAVLALVGGSGFNFSDQLNRALDIHRPVGSSIKPFVYAAAFESGRFKPEDKMLDAAVKYRRGGRVWAPQNYNRKYFGEVSLAEALHRSLNSVAIKLLEKVDIDAVIALLSLATGVPRQDWPRNLTLALGTADLSPLQLAGAYAVFANGGKAVHPYFITAIEDREGAPVQAGGPAADSPVILSTQTCATMVSVMQGVFGPEGTARGAAKKTGFNLPAAGKTGTTNDYRDAWFAGVTPDLSAAVWVGHDDMRIPLGHGETGGVFAAPIWMNFVKAVYRNRPTKSFN